The DNA segment TCGTCCTCAGCGTGCGTGGCATACGCCGTACGGGTGATGTCACCGTCGGTGTGCCAGGTCGGCGGCTTGCCGAACTCGGCGGTGTCGGCCGCCGGGCCGCCCTTGGAGTTCGGGGCGTAGACCGGGTCGCTGGTCTTCCGGTACGCCATCGCCCCGTCCTTGGAGTACGTGTGGACGTCGGTGATGGGCGCGTTCACCGGGAGCTGCGCGTAGTTCGCACCGATGCGGTACCGGTGCGCGTCGGCGTACGAGAACAGCCGGGCCAGCAGCATGCGGTCGGGGCTCGGACCGATGCCCGGCACGAAGTTGTTCGGCTGGAACGCCAGCTGCTCGATCTCCGCGTGGTTGTCCGTCGGATTCCGGTCCAGCGTCATCTTGCCGACCTCGATCAGCGGGTAGTCGCCGTGCGGCCACACCTTGGTCAGGTCGAACGGGTTGAAGCGGTACTCGGCGGCGTCCGCGTACGGCATGATCTGCACGTACAGCGTCCAGCTCGGGTGCTCCCCGTCCCGGATGTGCTCGAACAGATCACGCGTGTGGTAGTCGGTGTCGGCTGAGGCCATCTGGTCGGCCTCGTCCTGGGTGAAGAACTCGATGCCCTGGTCGGTCTTGAAGTGGTACTTGACCCAGAACTCCTCACCGGCCTCGTTGATCCACATGTACGTGTGCGAGGTGTAGCCGTTCATGTGCCGCCAGGTGCGCGGCACGCCCCGGTCGCCCATGAGCCAGGTGACCTGGTGGGCCGACTCGGGGGAGAGGGTCCAGAAGTCCCACTGCATGTCATGGTCACGCAGGTTGTTGTCGGCGCGGCGCTTCTGGGACCGGATGAAGTGCTGGAACTTCATCGGGTCCTTGACGAAGAACACCGGCGTGTTGTTGCCGACCATGTCGTAGTTGCCTTCGCTGGTGTAGAACTTCACCGCGAAGCCGCGCGGGTCACGCCAGGTGTCCGGGCTCCCGCGCTCCCCGGCCACGGTGGAGAACCGGGCGACCAGATCCGTACGGGTCCCCGGCTGGAACACGGCCGCCTTGGTGTACGGGGTGACATCCCCCGTCACCTCGAAGTGCCCGAAGGCCCCGCTGCCCTTGGCATGCGGCTGCCGCTCGGGAATGCGCTCCCGGTTGAACTGGGCCATCTGCTCGATCAGGTACGCGTCCTGGAGCAGGATCGGACCGGCGGGGCCGACGGTGAGCGAATGCTCGTCGCTCTCCACCGGGGCGCCGGAGTCGGTGGTGGTGCGGGGGATGTCGGTCATGGTTCCTTCCCAAAACGCCGGACCGACGGTCACGGAATGCGCCGCGTGCCGGATCGGCGGTTACATGGACTCAGGGGTATCGGGTGACCGGCGTCGGGGGGTGGCAAACGTGCGCGGGGTCGGGATGCCCTGGGTGGGTGCAGTTTCTGTCAGATGGGGTCGGTCAGGTGGGGCCTGCTCGTGCGGACCACGAGTGCGCCGGCGACGGTGAGGGCTGCCAGGACGCTGCCGAAGAGGATGGTGGCGCGGGTGAGGCCGGTGGTGTCGCTGAGGTGGCCGGTCAGGACGGGCAGGAGGCCGGCGGGGAGGTAGCCGCCGATGTTGAGCGCGGCGTTGGCCTCGGCGAGGCGGCGTGGCGGGACGACGGTGTTGAGCAGCGACAGGCCGCCGAGCTGTCCCATGCCCTGGCCGGTGCCGGCGAGCAGCGCGGAGATGATCAGGGCGGGCGCCGAGGTGGTGTGGACCCCAGAGAGCAGCGGGCCGAGTCCGGCGCCGAGCACCATCGCGCAGGAGGCGAGCAGGGCGGCGGTCCGCTTCCGTTCGGCCCCGGCGACATCGCTCACGGCGGCCATCCCGGCCGAGACGGCGGCGCCGACCGCGATCCCGGTGAACAGCCGGGCGATGATCAGCGCGGGCACGCTGGTGGCGGTGGCGAAGACCAGGCAGGCGGCCAGGGCGGCAACCCCGCCGTACGTGCTGTGGCAGCACGACATCGGGTTCTCCAGCGGCCTGCTGACCGTCTTGTTCGCCTTCTACATCGTCGGCCTGACCGGTTCGCTGCTGGTCTGCAGCGTGGTCTCCGACCGGCTCGGCCGTAAGTCCGTCCTGCTGCCCGCCCTGGCACGCTCAGCGACCCGCTGCGTCTGAGTATCGTCCGTCAACTCCTGCTGGAGTCAGAGGAGTTCGACCACTCCTGCGGCTGGTTCGGCCTGGACCGTCCGAAGTCTTCGCTCATGCACCAATTCAAGGCTCTGCGCGAGGCGGGGTCGACGGCTGGCGTCGATGTGGGGGGCTGCTGGGTTGTTCGGTCTGTGGGTGTGGTTGGCGTGTGCGAAGTTGTTGCAGGGGGTCGGCGAGAGCGGGTTGTTCGTTCGGCGCCGTGCGTGGGTCAGGGTGGTCGTGCCGTTGGCCGTGGGGGGGGGCGACGGGAGTGCTGTGCCTGGGGTGGGGCGGGGGCGCTGATGCCTTTCTGGGGGGCTTGAGCAGGGGCAGTGGGCGGGCGCAGCCGCTTGAACGAGGGCACTTGTCCCTGTGCTGCTGCTGGCTTCTGGTTGTGGCCTGTGTAGGTCAGGGCCGGTTTGGCTGGGGGGTGGGGTGTTGGGTGGGTGGGGTGGGTTGGGGAGGGTGGTGGGTGTTGGTGTTGGTTGGTTGGGGAGGGGTTGTGGGGATGTTGGGTGGCTGGGTTGTGCGGGTGGTTGTGGTGGGTGTGGTCGTGGTGGTGGGGGCTGGTTTGGCGGGGGGTGGGGCTTCGGCTGGTGTGGGTTCGGTTTTGGGTGGTTCTTCGCTGGTGGGGGGTGTGGCGGCGGGTTCTGCTGTGGTGGGTTCTGTGGGTTCTGTGGGTGTTCGGGTGGGTTTGGATGATTCGGGGTGGCAGGGGGTCAGGGTGTGAGGGGTGGGGGCCTGGTGGGGGTGTGAGCGGGGTGGTGGGTGTGGGGTTGGTGTCGGTGGTGGGAGGGGTTTCTGTGGTGGGTCAGGGGTCTGTGTCGGTGGTGGCGGGTGTGGGGTCTGATCGGGTGGGGTCGGGTGTGGGGCCGGTGGTGGGGGTTGATTCCGTGGTGGTGGGTGTGGGTGAGGGGTCTGTGGCGGGTGTGGGTTCTGTGGGGTCGGGTGTGGGTCAGGGGTCTGTGTCGGGTGTGGTGGGTGGGGTGGTGGCGGGTGTGGGTTCTGGTGGGCCGGTGGTGGAGGGTTGGGATTATGTGAGGTTGTTGCGGGATGGGGTGGGTGGGGGGCCGGTGGTGTGGGTGGGGGTGGATGAGGTGGGGGTGGGGTTTTCGGCGCGGGGTGGTGGGGTGGATGAGGGTTTTGTGGCGGAGCTTGTGGAGTCGGTGCCGGTGACGGACCCGGGGCCGGCTGGTGGGCCGGGTTTGGTGTCGGGTGAGTGGGGTGGGCTGGGTTTGGGGTGGGGGTTGGGGTGGTCGGCGATTGTGGTGCATCGGGCGTCGATGCGGGTGGTGGATGGGGTGCATCGGTTGTGTGCGGCGCGGTTGCGGGGTGATGAGCGGATCGCGGTGCGGTTTTTTGATGGGTGTGTGGAGGATGCCGCGTTGTTGGCGGTGGCGGTGAATGTGCGGCATGGGCGGTCGTTGCCGGTGGGGGACCGGGTGGCGGCGGCGGAGCGGATTGTGGTGGGGCGGCCGGGGTGGTCGGATCGTGCGGTGGCGGCGGTGGCGGGGTTGTCGGCGCGGAAGGTGGCGCAGGTGCGTCGGGCGTGTGGGGTGGAGGTGCCGGGGGTTCGGGTGGGGCGTGATGGGCGGGTGCGGGCGGTGGGTTCGGGTTCGGCGCGGGCGCGGGAGGTGGCGTGCCGGTTGTTGAGGGAGGAGCCGGGGGTGTCGTTGCGTGAGGTGGCGCGGCGGGCGGGGTTGTCTCCGGCGACGGTGGCGGATGTGCGGGACCGGTTGCGGCGGGGTGAGGATCCGTTGCCGCCGAG comes from the Streptomyces seoulensis genome and includes:
- a CDS encoding catalase, producing MTDIPRTTTDSGAPVESDEHSLTVGPAGPILLQDAYLIEQMAQFNRERIPERQPHAKGSGAFGHFEVTGDVTPYTKAAVFQPGTRTDLVARFSTVAGERGSPDTWRDPRGFAVKFYTSEGNYDMVGNNTPVFFVKDPMKFQHFIRSQKRRADNNLRDHDMQWDFWTLSPESAHQVTWLMGDRGVPRTWRHMNGYTSHTYMWINEAGEEFWVKYHFKTDQGIEFFTQDEADQMASADTDYHTRDLFEHIRDGEHPSWTLYVQIMPYADAAEYRFNPFDLTKVWPHGDYPLIEVGKMTLDRNPTDNHAEIEQLAFQPNNFVPGIGPSPDRMLLARLFSYADAHRYRIGANYAQLPVNAPITDVHTYSKDGAMAYRKTSDPVYAPNSKGGPAADTAEFGKPPTWHTDGDITRTAYATHAEDDDWGQAGALVREVLDDDARDRLVDNVVGHLLNGVTEPVLERAFEYWTNIDPKIGARIAEGVRAKADAKDPKAADQGNPARSSMQHKA